A single Gasterosteus aculeatus chromosome 2, fGasAcu3.hap1.1, whole genome shotgun sequence DNA region contains:
- the ackr5 gene encoding LOW QUALITY PROTEIN: G-protein coupled receptor 182 (The sequence of the model RefSeq protein was modified relative to this genomic sequence to represent the inferred CDS: inserted 2 bases in 1 codon; deleted 2 bases in 1 codon) has translation MGGEETLNKRWPGHQCWNESSRVXAGFKQKSLQKTARLREVPGIFITLTHHHTKTMSGHDQNHSLDLLNGTLWYISGCTLQLETAGAYRRIALFLIYLFIFTVGLLENGLVVWVNWRRRHSANGVLFCIINVSLSDLMMIVLLPFFMMEVTLDKVWLWGRFLCKVTNLFYVVNFYSSSFFLAFMTLERYLSLTRPSFPAFFPVVGRRRWVLSGGLWALSLLLALMENVHVDLLDWEEPGCYMIPETNHVEWYVAVAFLCLIFQFLGPAAVIITCNVLMARAAQTAPDVQGRRDVWLVHVYSLVFVVCWLPYHLVTILLVIDDIDPYILSCNTLEVLYFSHNVVQSLSMFHCVANPVLYNFLSKSFRRNLINTAVDYIPRAGAVAQVGAWAQASAPTGRGTDAGEQQQQRKLSNASTSQSDIGM, from the exons ATGGGAGGGGAAGAAACCCTCAACAAGAGATGGCCTGGACATCAGTGCTGGAACGAGTCGTCTCGTGT TGCAGGttttaaacagaaaagtctCCAGAAGACAGCGCGGCTTCGGGAGGTACCTGGCATCTTTATCACC CTCACTCATCATCACACCAAG ACCATGAGCGGCCACGATCAAAACCACTCTCTGGACCTCTTAAATGGCACGCTGTGGTACATCTCCGGGTGCACCCTTCAGCTGGAGACCGCTGGGGCCTACCGGCGCATCGCCCTCTTCCTGATCTACCTTTTCATCTTCACCGTGGGCCTGCTGGAGAACGGCTTGGTCGTCTGGGTCAACTGGCGCCGACGCCACTCGGCCAATGGGGTTCTCTTCTGCATCATCAACGTCAGCCTGTCCGACCTGATGATGATCGTTCTCCTGCCTTTCTTCATGATGGAGGTGACCTTGGACAAGGTTTGGCTGTGGGGACGCTTCCTGTGCAAGGTCACCAACCTGTTCTATGTGGTCAACTTCTACAGCAGCTCCTTCTTCCTGGCCTTCATGACCCTGGAGCGCTATCTGTCCCTGACCAGACCTTCGTTTCCAGCCTTCTTTCCGGTGGTGGGTCGGCGCCGATGGGTCCTCTCCGGAGGCCTGTGGGCGCTCTCCTTGCTCCTCGCTCTGATGGAGAACGTCCACGTGGATCTTCTGGACTGGGAGGAGCCGGGATGCTACATGATACCCGAGACCAACCACGTTGAATGGTACGTGGCCGTGGCTTTCCTCTGCCTGATCTTCCAGTTCCTGGGCCCCGCCGCCGTGATCATCACCTGCAACGTGCTGATGGCTCGCGCGGCCCAGACGGCGCCGGATGTGCAGGGCCGGAGGGACGTGTGGCTGGTGCACGTGTACTCcctggtgtttgtggtgtgctGGCTGCCCTACCACCTGGTCACCATCCTGTTGGTCATAGACGACATCGACCCGTACATCCTCAGCTGCAACACGCTGGAAGTCCTCTACTTCTCCCACAACGTGGTGCAGAGCCTGTCGATGTTCCACTGCGTCGCCAACCCCGTCCTCTACAACTTCCTCAGCAAGAGCTTCCGCAGGAACCTGATCAACACGGCGGTGGACTACATACCCAGAGCGGGAGCTGTGGCCCAGGTGGGAGCATGGGCCCAGGCCAGCGCTCCCACGGGGCGCGGGACAGACGcgggggagcagcagcagcagcgcaagTTGAGTAACGCCAGCACCAGCCAGTCTGACATCGGAAtgtaa
- the zbtb39 gene encoding zinc finger and BTB domain-containing protein 39: MRIQLQGPGHAASLLAQLNSCRQSRQFCDVLLQVGNRSFAAHRAVLACAGTYFRNLFARAPSSPTAAFSLEFISAANFEKLLTFVYTGEILTDLIDVGVLYELAERLGVVELVRACHATFPDLQASASADCRPGSPGDLPPNSSVVAAAVGAASASSSCSSLSSPAAPTPAAAPSPLFQTRAAGSGHDARPGALSLDLKEEDVQSRVGYGQVAAGRRTPGRRSLSTGGLSGRCDGALPAGPVLQLKVEPGLGVDEGGCEVRDTGGQKVSRCTGSSPPQSCGEAPSDPCSFPDSSAQLGAEACAPTSSSRETLGGLRVVSVEGGMVEVQRDGTQVFEKVEEGGVVEEEEAEEREALKGNGAMEGTEEDQWRQLAGEIIELSDDEDFMEDEEDDDEDGLVYVENGGGGGSSSQVTGNMLPCKACEVLLPADPDAIRRHAETHLTELGLCRVCGASLPDRDAGVAHSLSHVGVQLFACDMCHSQFCSQNKLLRHHRQAASGYTIPQVALTSSGQSLGPELQCAVCAKTLSKDFQAVKDHLLSHVCPQSLSCGVCHLPQLSSCSLLWHALSHLSLPVFTCPHCARCFVERAMLDRHMAAHAEEAAATEREQLALRAHRAGGGGAAGEEELHCFLCPQTFRSASAFQYHLGLHTSESLGGAGGGRAHGWLGKRKADQTPECLPSSSSQREAGSLVKMSSMGLGMSFSVPDKFFQGASHVVPPGALTNGNSGPDGGVGAAGVRGKWYRCRYCGKCFAHSGEFTYHLRIHTGEKPYQCKVCLRFFRGRSTMICHLKTHAGALMYRCTVCGLFFSTLKMVSSHMELHTDRLPPDFNIEQTFMYNDHSKESLPNADG, from the exons aTGAGGATCCAGCTGCAGGGTCCCGGCCACGCCGCCAGCCTTCTCGCTCAGCTCAACAGCTGCCGCCAGTCTCGACAATTCTGCGACGTGCTCCTGCAAGTCGGCAACCGCAGCTTCGCGGCGCACCGAGCGGTGCTGGCCTGCGCCGGGACGTACTTCCGTAACCTGTTTGCCCGGGCTCCCTCCTCGCCCACGGCCGCCTTCTCTTTGGAGTTCATCTCCGCGGCCAACTTCGAGAAGCTGCTGACCTTCGTCTACACGGGGGAGATTTTGACTGACCTCATCGATGTCGGCGTGCTGTACGAGCTGGCAGAGAGGCTGGGCGTCGTTGAGCTGGTGCGGGCCTGTCACGCCACCTTCCCCGACCTGCAGGCCTCCGCGTCCGCGGACTGTAGACCGGGTAGTCCCGGAGACCTCCCCCCGAACTCCAGCGTGGTCGCCGCCGCCGTCGGTGCGGCTTCtgcgtcctcctcctgctcctctctgtcTTCGCCGGCGGCCCCGACCCCCGCGGCCGCTCCCTCGCCTCTCTTCCAAACCAGGGCCGCCGGCTCCGGCCACGACGCCCGCCCCGGGGCTCTGTCTCtggacctgaaggaggaggacgtgcAGTCCCGCGTCGGCTACGGGCAGGTGGCGGCAGGTCGGCGAACACCGGGACGACGCAGCCTCTCAACCGGCGGCCTTTCCGGCCGCTGTGATGGCGCGCTGCCTGCGGGGCCTGTTCTGCAGCTGAAGGTGGAGCCGGGCCTGGGGGTGGACGAAGGCGGCTGCGAGGTCAGAGACACAGGTGGGCAAAAGGTGTCCCGTTGCACAGGAAGCAGTCCGCCTCAGAGCTGCGGCGAGGCGCCGTCTGACCCCTGCTCCTTCCCGGACTCCTCTGCTCAGCTCGGAGCCGAGGCCTGCGCCCCGACGTCGTCGTCGCGAGAGACGTTAGGCGGCCTGCGGGTGGTGTCCGTGGAAGGCGGCATGGTGGAGGTGCAGAGGGACGGCACGCAGGTGTTtgaaaaggtggaggagggaggtgttgtggaggaggaggaggcggaggagagggaggctcTGAAAGGAAACGGGGCCATGGAGGGAACGGAGGAGGACCAGTGGAGACAGCTGGCAGGGGAGATCATCGAGCTGAGCGACGACGAGGACTtcatggaggacgaggaggacgatgatgagGACGGGCTTGTGTACGTGGAGAACGGAGGCGGCGGGGGCTCGAGCAGCCAG gtgaCGGGGAACATGCTGCCGTGCAAAGCCTGCGAGGTGCTTCTCCCGGCGGACCCGGATGCCATCAGGAGACACGCGGAGACCCACCTGACGGAGCTGGGGCTCTGCAGAGTGTGCGGGGCCTCGTTGCCGGACCGGGACGCCGGCGTCGCCCACTCGCTCTCCCACGTCGGCGTGCAGCTCTTCGCCTGCGACATGTGTCACTCGCAGTTCTGCAGCCAAAACAAACTGCTGCGCCACCACCGCCAGGCGGCCTCCGGTTACACGATACCACAGGTGGCGCTGACCAGCAGCGGCCAGAGCCTCGGCCCCGAACTGCAGTGCGCCGTCTGCGCCAAGACCCTCAGCAAGGACTTCCAG GCGGTCAAGGACCACCTGCTGAGCCACGTGTGCCCTCAGAGCCTGAGCTGCGGCGTGTGCCACCTCCCCCAGCTGTCCTCGTGCTCCCTGCTGTGGCACGccctctcccacctctctcTGCCCGTCTTCACCTGCCCGCACTGCGCCCGCTGCTTCGTGGAGCGCGCCATGCTGGACCGCCACATGGCCGCACACGCCGAGGAGGCGGCCGCCACGGAGCGGGAGCAGTTGGCGCTGCGTGCTCAccgggccggggggggcggggcggcgggagaggaggagctgcatTGCTTCCTGTGCCCGCAGACCTTCCGCTCCGCCTCCGCCTTCCAGTACCACCTCGGCCTGCACACCAGCGAGTCGCTGGGGGGCGCGGGAGGCGGCCGGGCCCACGGCTGGCTGGGCAAACGCAAAGCCGACCAGACTCCGGAGTGCCttccgtcttcctcctctcaacGGGAGGCGGGCAGCCTGGTTAAAATGAGCAGCATGGGGCTGGGGATGAGCTTCAGCGTGCCGGATAAGTTTTTTCAAGGGGCGTCACACGTCGTGCCCCCCGGGGCCCTGACCAATGGGAACTCGGGGCCAGACGGCGGGGTCGGGGCGGCCGGCGTCCGCGGGAAATGGTACCGGTGCCGCTACTGCGGTAAGTGCTTCGCCCACTCGGGGGAGTTCACCTACCACCTCCGCATCCACACCGGGGAGAAACCCTACCAGTGCAAAGTGTGCCTGCGCTTCTTCCGCGGCCGCTCCACCATGATCTGCCACCTGAAGACGCACGCCGGAGCCCTCATGTACCGCTGCACCGTCTGCGGCCTTTTCTTCTCCACGCTGAAAATGGTGTCGTCACACATGGAGCTCCACACGGACCGCCTGCCGCCGGACTTCAACATCGAGCAGACTTTCATGTACAATGATCACTCTAAAGAGTCGCTGCCCAATGCGGACGGCTGA